A genome region from Thermoanaerobacterium xylanolyticum LX-11 includes the following:
- a CDS encoding iron-containing alcohol dehydrogenase — protein sequence MKTNFTYFMPTEIIFGPGTLEKLATVKLPGKKALLVIGNGNSMRKHGYLDRVVNYLKQNGVDYVVYDKILPNPIAEHVAEGAKVAKDNGCDFVIGLGGGSTIDSSKAIAVMAKNTGDYWDYVSGGSGKGMEVKNGALPIVAIPTTAGTGTESDPWAVVTKTETNEKIGFGCKYTYPTLSIVDPELMVSIPPKFTAYQGMDAFFHSVEGYLATVNQPGSDVLALQSISLITENLPKAVEDGSDIEARTALAWASTAAGIVESLSSCISHHSLEHALSAYHPEIPHGAGLIMLSVSYFSFMASKAPERFVDIARAMGEEIVGDTVEEQAMCFINGLKKLIKNIGMEDLSLSSFGVTEDEATKLGKNAMDTMGGLFNVDPYKLSLDEVVSIYKNCF from the coding sequence ATGAAAACTAATTTTACTTATTTTATGCCAACAGAAATTATTTTTGGACCAGGTACACTGGAAAAGTTGGCTACCGTTAAATTGCCGGGCAAGAAAGCCTTATTGGTCATAGGTAATGGCAATTCAATGAGAAAGCATGGTTATCTGGATAGAGTTGTTAATTACTTAAAGCAAAATGGTGTTGATTATGTCGTTTATGATAAGATATTACCTAATCCAATCGCAGAGCATGTTGCGGAGGGAGCAAAAGTAGCAAAGGACAATGGATGCGATTTTGTCATAGGATTAGGAGGCGGTAGCACAATAGATTCATCAAAAGCAATAGCTGTGATGGCTAAGAATACAGGTGATTATTGGGATTATGTTTCAGGTGGCAGCGGAAAAGGAATGGAAGTTAAAAATGGTGCATTGCCTATCGTTGCTATTCCTACGACTGCCGGTACTGGCACAGAGTCTGATCCGTGGGCTGTCGTGACAAAGACAGAGACAAATGAGAAGATTGGGTTTGGATGTAAGTATACATATCCTACACTTTCCATCGTTGATCCTGAATTGATGGTTTCAATTCCACCGAAATTTACTGCTTATCAAGGCATGGATGCATTTTTCCACTCTGTGGAAGGATATTTGGCAACTGTCAACCAGCCAGGAAGTGATGTTTTAGCACTTCAATCCATAAGTCTTATTACTGAGAATCTTCCTAAAGCTGTAGAAGATGGCAGTGATATTGAGGCTCGCACAGCGTTAGCGTGGGCAAGTACTGCTGCAGGTATAGTAGAATCATTGTCATCATGCATTTCCCATCATTCGTTAGAACATGCTTTAAGTGCATACCATCCAGAGATACCACATGGTGCTGGACTTATAATGCTTTCGGTGTCTTACTTTAGCTTCATGGCTTCAAAAGCTCCTGAAAGGTTTGTAGATATAGCAAGAGCAATGGGCGAGGAGATAGTTGGAGATACTGTAGAAGAACAAGCCATGTGTTTTATAAACGGTCTTAAAAAATTGATTAAAAATATAGGAATGGAAGATTTAAGTTTGTCAAGCTTTGGAGTAACTGAGGATGAAGCTACAAAATTAGGGAAAAATGCTATGGATACAATGGGTGGCTTGTTTAATGTGGATCCATACAAGCTATCATTAGATGAGGTAGTATCCATATACAAAAATTGTTTCTAA